Sequence from the Malaciobacter pacificus genome:
CTATACTACTATTTGCAAAATTTCAAGTTACCACTTACTTTCCTTTAGAGACTTATATTGCTAAATATATTGGTAAAAATGAAATAAGAGTAAAACAGATAAATAATAGATATCTTCCTACAAAAAGAAAAATATCAAATTTTGATATATCAAAATTAGCAGATGTGAAACTTTATATACATTTAGGACTAAATGTTGAAAAAGAGTATGAAGATATTTTCAAAAAATCAAATCCTTTTATAGAGACTTTAGATTTATCAAAAGATATAAAAATAATGGATAATAATCCATATTATTGGTTAGACCCATTTAATTTAAGAGTTATTGCTAAGAATATATATGATAAGTTTTGTGAAATTGATAAATTTAGTTGTTCTTTTTACAAACAAAATTATGAAGCTTTCTTAGATGAAATTGACAATACTTTTTTAAATATAAAAGAGAAACTAATGGCAAGTGATGTTAGAAGTTTATATGTATTAGGAAATTATTGGGACTATTTTGGAAAAAGATTTAGAATAATATTAGTAGACAAAGAAAAAAAGTACATAAAGCTAAATGAATTAAGTGAGTCAATACAAGAGACTAAGAATAGAAAAATAAATAAAATTATTTATTTAAAAGGTGATTCTTATAGTTTAGCTAGTGCTATTTCAAATAGTCTTAAAATTAAACTTATTGAACATGACCCATTCGAAGAAAAGATATTTTTCTCACTTAGATTACTTGCTCAAGAAATCTCTAAATAAAAATTATTTTTTTAAAATGTATAAATAGTATACAACTGTATAGTGCATCAGATATAGTTTAAATGATAACATTCTTATATAGAATATATAACAAGAGGTTATTATGAATTTAAATTACAAAGGTATAGATATAAAAAAAGATTTATATCCTATGATAAAATATATTGAAGATGTAGAAAAGTATAGAGAAGATTTAGGACGATTAAGTTCATCTTGGGATACTTTAGCATTATTAGGTCAATTAGGAGATATAAATATTGACATTGGAAAAACGAAAGATAATTTCTTAAATCTAACTTCAACACTTCTAAATCACTTAAGTGAACAACAAATAAATAAAGTAAAAAATGAAATGACTTTTAAAGCACAAGTTGCTATTGATATAGTTATTAGGAATTTATTTGAAAGAACTGCGGATATTGGTTTCTTAGCAACGGATGATGATATTAGGAGTTTTTTAAACAATTATAAATCAAAGAGCCACTTGCAGATTATAAAAAACAACCCGTAATTTAAGCTGATTTAAATTTTAAAAAGTTGAATCAAACTTCAGATAAGTTATAATTTTTTACTACAAAAATTTAACAGAAGAGCGATTCAACTTATGGGAATTATTCTACCAAAAATATCTTCAAGTCTATCTAAAATGTGGACTAAGGTTTTAAATCTTGAAAATTCACTTTTTCCTTCTTTGAAAAGAGAGCTTCAATTAGAAGAGTTGTCAAATAAAGAGCAAAAGCTTATTAAGATATTAGACTTTGCTGCGATTGAAAAAAATATCACTGTCGTATCTATTACAAACACTCCAAAGCATAGAGAAGAGATTGCACGAGCATTTATTGCAAAGAGTGTTTACAATATCCAAACAACCAGAGACCTTATCGATAGACTTCATAGTGATAGAACGCTGAGGATCTTGTGTGGGTGGAGATATAAAAACGATATTCCAAGTGAGTCTAAATTTAGTAGAGTCTTTAAGGAGCTCAGTGAGCTTAAAATTGCACAAAAGACGCATGAGCAGTTTGTGAAGGAGTATCTAAGGGATACACTCTTTTTTTATAATGCAAGTGATGCAACAAAAATACCACTGAGAGAAAAACCTGTAAAAGTAGAAAAAGAAAAGTTTAAACCAAAAAGAAGAGGACGACCTAAAAAAGGTGAAACAAGAGAGCCTAAAACACCCAGTATCTTGCAGCAACAAGAAGATATGAAAACCACAAAGCAGATGCTATCTTTGGTATCAACGCAGTGTGGAGTTGGAAGAAAACAGAATTCCAAAGGCAACTTTGAAACATGGATAGGAGGGAAACTCCATATCAGTGTAGTAGATGGAGATATCCCTATTACTGCTATTTATTCAGGGGCAAATGTTCATGATAGCTCAGTAGCACTTCCTCTTATAAACGAGACAAGCAAAAAAGTATCATATCTTTATGACTTACAAGATGCAGGATACGACAGCAATATTATCAGAGATTTTTCCAAAAAACTAAATCATAGACCGCTTATTGATATCAATCCGAAGAACTCCAAAGAGTTAAAAGGAAAAATTCAACTTATAAAAGATGAAAAAAAGAAATTTAAAATTCTAAACCTTACTCAAAGTTTAGATACCCATCACTATAACCAAAGAAGTATGGTTGAGCGTGTAAATAAATACCTCAAAGAAGACTTTGGATGCAGTAATATTTATTATAAAGGAGCTACAAAAGTAGCTTCTGTTTTAGCATTTGGTATTTTATCAGTTTGTATTCATCAGAGTTTGAAACTGGTAACATAACTTTTAGCTAAAAACACTAAAAATTAGCCATTTTTAAAACTCAACCATCAAGCACGCACCCAATAATAGTTTTTTATCTAAAATTGACCCATAAAGCGGTAAAATGATTAAAAGTTTAAAAGATCTGCTTGATAAGCTTAGTAGGTTTACAAATTCACTAGTTTATGATGGTGGAATTTGCAAGCGGCTCCAAAATATGATGAACAAAGTAATCAATCAAAAGATTTAATAGTAGATAGATTTAAAGAGTATGTTGCAAAATATTCTGTTTATTTTGATATTGTATTATCAGATACAAAAGGAAATATATTAGTTAGACTTGATCAAAACTCTAAAGTTGAAAAAGTTGAGAGTGATTATATTCAAATGGTTTTAAATACAAGTGATGAATATGTAGAAACATATAAGTTTCATGATTTTATACCTCAATATAAAAAGTCATTAGTTTATTCATATAAAGTAACAAAAACTAATAGCTCATCATCTGAAAATATAGGAGTGTTATCTTTATGTTTTAGATTTACAGATGAAATGAAGGGAATTTTTAATAATTTAGTTGATCCTTCAAACAAAGAGTGTATGACTATTTTAGATGAGAGTGGATGTGTTATTGCTTCAAGTGATAAATATCATATTCCTTTAGGTGTTGAGTTACCAATTATTTTAAATGAAGAGTATAAAATAGTATCTTTTGCCGGGCGAGATTATATTGCAAAAAGTTGTGAAACAAATGGTTATCAAGGATTTATGGGATTAAAATGGTATGGTCATATGATGATTCCATTGGAGTATGCATTTTTAAGTGATATTTCAAATGAAAGTATAGGAAATCAAAATGTGATTGATGCAATGATGGATAATAAAGTTCATTTTCCTAAAGAGTTAAAAGATGTATTTAATAAAAGTAAATCGATACAAGAAAATTTGAAAAGAGTTATTTGGAATGGTAATATTGTTCAAAGTAAATTAAACTCTGTAAATAAAGAGTTCTCAAAATCTCTTTTAGCAGAGATTGGAGTAACTGGAACAAAAGCAAACTCTTCTTTATCAAATTTAAATGAAACTATTTTAAGTTCAATTTTAACAGAGAGTAAATTTTTATCAAGTCTAGCAATTGATATAATGGATAGAAATTTATATGAAAGAGCTAATGATTGTAGATGGTGGGCATTAACTTCATATTTTAGAGAAGCATTTGATGATAAAAACTCTATTATTTCAAAAAAAGATGAAATAACTTCTATTTTAAAATATATTAATGATTTATATACAGTATATACAAATCTTTTAGTATTTGATAAAGATGGAAAAGTAATAGCTGTTTCAAATGAAAGCCAAGAGTATTTAGTAGGAAAAATTTTAAATTATGAATGGGTTAATAGAACATTTAATTTAAGTGATACTTCTAAATATTGTGTTTCAAATTTTGAAAAGACATCACTATATAACAATGAATCAACTTATGTATATTGTGCTGGTATTAGGTCATTGAAAAATCCTAGTATGATAAATGGTGGTATTGCAATTGTCTTTGATTCAACTCCTCAATTTAATAGTATGCTAGAAGATACTTTACCTAAAAAAAATGAATTAACTGATAAAAATGATATGTTTGCTATCTTTGCAACAAGAGACAAAAAAATTATTTCTTCTACTAATGAAAAACTTGAAGTAAATGGCTCTTTAAATTTAGAAGATTCATTTTTTGAATTAAAAAATGGTCAAGAAATGAGTAAAATTGTAGAAATAGGTAATACTTATTATGCCGTTGGAGTAAAATGTTCTTCAGGATATAGAGAGTATAAAAGTAGTATCGATGATTATAAAAATGAT
This genomic interval carries:
- a CDS encoding transposase; this encodes MGIILPKISSSLSKMWTKVLNLENSLFPSLKRELQLEELSNKEQKLIKILDFAAIEKNITVVSITNTPKHREEIARAFIAKSVYNIQTTRDLIDRLHSDRTLRILCGWRYKNDIPSESKFSRVFKELSELKIAQKTHEQFVKEYLRDTLFFYNASDATKIPLREKPVKVEKEKFKPKRRGRPKKGETREPKTPSILQQQEDMKTTKQMLSLVSTQCGVGRKQNSKGNFETWIGGKLHISVVDGDIPITAIYSGANVHDSSVALPLINETSKKVSYLYDLQDAGYDSNIIRDFSKKLNHRPLIDINPKNSKELKGKIQLIKDEKKKFKILNLTQSLDTHHYNQRSMVERVNKYLKEDFGCSNIYYKGATKVASVLAFGILSVCIHQSLKLVT
- a CDS encoding metal ABC transporter substrate-binding protein, with product MKKIVLFSLLPILLFAKFQVTTYFPLETYIAKYIGKNEIRVKQINNRYLPTKRKISNFDISKLADVKLYIHLGLNVEKEYEDIFKKSNPFIETLDLSKDIKIMDNNPYYWLDPFNLRVIAKNIYDKFCEIDKFSCSFYKQNYEAFLDEIDNTFLNIKEKLMASDVRSLYVLGNYWDYFGKRFRIILVDKEKKYIKLNELSESIQETKNRKINKIIYLKGDSYSLASAISNSLKIKLIEHDPFEEKIFFSLRLLAQEISK
- a CDS encoding chemotaxis protein CheW — translated: MQAAPKYDEQSNQSKDLIVDRFKEYVAKYSVYFDIVLSDTKGNILVRLDQNSKVEKVESDYIQMVLNTSDEYVETYKFHDFIPQYKKSLVYSYKVTKTNSSSSENIGVLSLCFRFTDEMKGIFNNLVDPSNKECMTILDESGCVIASSDKYHIPLGVELPIILNEEYKIVSFAGRDYIAKSCETNGYQGFMGLKWYGHMMIPLEYAFLSDISNESIGNQNVIDAMMDNKVHFPKELKDVFNKSKSIQENLKRVIWNGNIVQSKLNSVNKEFSKSLLAEIGVTGTKANSSLSNLNETILSSILTESKFLSSLAIDIMDRNLYERANDCRWWALTSYFREAFDDKNSIISKKDEITSILKYINDLYTVYTNLLVFDKDGKVIAVSNESQEYLVGKILNYEWVNRTFNLSDTSKYCVSNFEKTSLYNNESTYVYCAGIRSLKNPSMINGGIAIVFDSTPQFNSMLEDTLPKKNELTDKNDMFAIFATRDKKIISSTNEKLEVNGSLNLEDSFFELKNGQEMSKIVEIGNTYYAVGVKCSSGYREYKSSIDDYKNDVFSIVFIKIGNKKEKAVEIVQNNKYIQNLKKKKNDSNVEIATFNIGSKFLAVRAENVVESIGIEQMQESIEMDKSNHFKGMVLYNDKLVAILDIRDFIKEDINDEELTNIILLEYDKDNIEHCVGILVSSLEHISLVEKKSIQNIQEHFLGTGTLVESLVDIDDYEKSKVAMLLNIKKIDDNLTKKV